The genomic region acCAATTGTTTACttggcttatatatatatatatatatatatatatatatatatatatatatatatatattctctaATTCTTCAGAAATAAGAAGTGTTAACAGTTTCTGTTTAGTTTCCCCGCTCACCTTTTtttaatgagatttttttttcttaaaaataaaaacaaaagtcacttGATTGCACTTCCGCGTTATGCAACCGGAAATTATCGGATCTTTCAAAATATCTAGTCGTTTTTAGTAAATGTACCTACCAGCTGGAACAATAACATTAAATTACCATATTGCacgtggttaaaataaaaatgtgctttAACAAATCGATGAATTATCATGAGTCTATGTGTGAATTTATAAtatcgttttattttgaaaacaaaatcaaaactgttCTCTCTGATGTTTATCGCGAGCTTGACTATGTGCTGCTTCTGCGCTACAGTACATCGACCTTGGTGGCTGGCTACTTACTGCTAGCTAAGCATGGCGGGGAATGCGTGGAGGTCAGCGGTAAGTACGGGAAatccacaattataaaataattgtTCTATCATATGCTTAACCTTTAACGCCTAATGACGTACTAGTGTCGGTTATTTTGTTGTCATACTCCTACTCGAAAATTCTTCGGGAAAGACACAGGAACTATCCGGCCACTTTGTCTCTTTCAGGCACGCCCTTGCTGTAGGTTACTATAGCAAcccaaatcacattttaaacgaTTAAACATGCGtaatcttcacttttttttgccaaagaTGAACGTGACAGCTAATTGTACGAATTACTTCCGCATCGAGGCTACAACTGTCCATGTAATGTTCCTCACCTACAGATTGTTAACCTACTCAGAAAATGGAGTTTATCGATCAGTGGCCAGGATAAAATCAAGGCAAAGGAAGTAAGTTAATCTTAGTTTTGTATTAAACAGTGTATTACTTACTACTAAGGAGAAAATCGACCTAGTTGCTTCTCATTTGCTAGTAATGTCTATACTAGCTTTGTTGGGCCATGTTGTATATTGATTCAAAAATACTGACGCGAGTAGTCAGTTTCGAGCTTTTTGTATACCCTATTGACACATTGTTAGGCAGGTATCtcctattgttgttgtttttttgtgcaataaaTTTATAGCAATGCTATGtgtgattgtgtacatttgattttttttttatactaaacACAATATATATACTTACTAGCTGGTATTTTATCTATTGTCATTGACACTCAATGGCATTTGTCATTGAGGATTTGTATACTTGACCAAATATCTAATGTATGTTTTGCTTGACAGGTGCAGCATGTGGCGGGAGCCTTGAGGAAAGAGACCAGGACATTCTCTCGTGGGGTATGTCACTCCCCTGTAGGATGACGGTATTTGCATGTGTCATTATACGACACTTTCATTTTTGACCTGCCTTTCAGATGCAAACTGTTACTTTGATCCCCGGCGATGGAATTGGACCAGAGATCTCCACTGCTGTCATGAAGATATTTGAAGCAGCTCAGGTTAATACTGAAGAATCACTTGATTAAGCACTTTTACTACTTACGACAATTATTCttataaattgtgttttaaaacAGGCACCTATTCAGTGGGAGGAGAGAAATGTTACAGCCATTAAAGGCCCTGGGGGCAAGTGGGTGATTCCTCCAGATGCCAAAGAGTCAATGGACAGGAACAAAATGGGTCTGAAGGGTAAGATAGTgttgattatgattattttacCAACATTTGGGTCATACGTATAATCAGGTAAAATCCAATTAGGCTGAGTTTACACtgaacttgttgttgttttttttttttttttttttttttgtctccaggTCCTTTGAAGACGCCAATTGCCGCAGGTCATCCCTCTATGAATCTTCTCCTGAGGAAAACCTTTGACCTCTACTCCAACGTGCGCCCATGTGTTTCCATCGAGGGCTACAAGACGCCCTACACGGACGTGAACCTCGTCACCATCAGAGAAAACACGGAGGGCGAATACAGTGGGATTGAACATGTGGTAattaccttgaaaaaaaaaagtggatttgaATTCTGTTCTTTTGACACTGTTCCTGCACTGAATTCAAACAAAGACACTTGATTTTTACTTCATTGTGATTACTGAATGTGTGCATATTTGCAGATTGTTGATGGAGTCGTGCAGAGTATTAAACTCATTACAGAGCAAGCCAGCCAACGCATTGCAGAGTACGCATTTGAATATGCAAGAAATAATAAGAGGACCAGTGTTACGGCTGTTCATAAGGCTAACATTATGTGAGTCACAAGCAATCCAAATTACTACATATTTAACTTGCATTCCGCTCTGTATGTGATAATCAATTTGTTGTCCTTTGTTCTTATATCAGGCGCATGTCAGATGGGCTCTTCCTCCGAAAATGCAGAGAGGCTGCCGAAAGGAATAAAGATATCAAATTTACTGAGATGTATTTAGATACTGTATGCCTCAATGTAAGTGCCCAAAACTGTTTTTCCCCCACCCATAgctgtcttttatttttctgaaccACCACCATTATTTACAGATGGTGCAGGATCCTACACAGTTTGATATTCTTGTGATGCCAAATTTGTATGGAGACATTTTGAGGTAAGAAAATACACAATTTATAATGtgtctgaaaatgacatcacagtgccggggggggggggggggggggttaacaaccaatcacggctcgccTGTATTCTGGATTTGGTCAAGTGATGTTCATAAGATGAAGCttgggcactgtgatgtcattgtcggtcgacagcaattggcaaaatggccgcccatggataaaaacgggagTTACTGTTTACCTTCAGTGATCTTTGTGCTGGACTTATTGGAGGACTCGGAGTGACCCCCAGTGGAAACATCGGCACCAAtggtgttgccatttttgagtCTGTATGTTCTCTCTCATTCTGTTTAACATTTCTGTGTAGCCGTTTTCAAAGATGAGATTTGTTTTTTCAGGTTCATGGAACTGCTCCCGACATAGCAGGAAAAGACATGGCCAACCCCACCGCCTTACTGCTCAGTGCGGTCATGATGCTGCGCCACATGGGACTGCACGACCACGCAAAGAGGATCGAGACCGCCTGTTTCGACACCATTCGGGACAAAAAGGTAAACGTCGTCCTTTCGCGCAGGTTTGACATCACGTTCACATGTAACGcccttttttgttgtctttgttgTAGGTGCTCACCGGAGACCTCGGAGGGAAGTCAAAGTGTTCCGAATTTACAGAAGCAATATGTCAACGGGTGCGAGATCTCTAATAGTACTAGTTTAGCGGTTGCCTCTTTTTTGCTCACATTTGAAACCAAAACATAATTAAAACTATCTCAGGATTTGCAATCCTGAATGTCTTCTTTATTTGCACCTGTCTAAGCAGTTTCTTCAAAGAGATTTTAtattcaatctattttattgGGTTTGAAGGAAGTAGGAAGAGgactattaatattattattattattattattatattgatgTGTGTATAACTGCTAGAGTTTACTTACTTCTATAGAATTATACTTGAATTAAAGTCACGAGTTATTATTCTTAATCTGAAAATAATCATACCTTTAGATTATTACATACGATTGATATCAGTAAAGGAAATATGGAAaggtttgtttatgtttttttgttttttttgctgctttgtGTCAGATATTATGAATGTACATCATAAATGCTAGCATGACATCAGAAATGTCTTGACTTTATTGTGtgttaaatgtgttttatatcTTATGCCTCTTCAGCTGCTAAGGTGACTGGTTGTGTACAATAATTGTCAACATTGTACTTCAATTTTATGCCCACAAGAATATACAGTTATTGTCATGACTTAATAGATACTGTTAATATGGATGATTAAGAAATTAAAATAGGGACATAAACTGACAGAATCAGCCTGCACTTGTTGTTCAGGGTGTCATCAGGACGTCACAAACATAGTTCTATGCACTGTTCCTGCTTTCCGAAAAAAGAAACACTGTAGTGTGAGCGCAGATGGTATTCTCGGTCTGCAATCTGAATGAGCGATTGGAAGTTATGTAACATActgttcttttgttttcatttggctAAAGTGGACCAAAATTCAATTTTCCATAGGCTATCACTAATTTTGGCTGTCATGACTTAATTTGATTAGATTACATTAGTACCTTTTAAGCATAACAACCCACTCAACGTTTTGAGctgatggttttgttttgttttgaaattactaATCACTCGCTACACTTGGTTGGCTCTCCTATTTTTCCTTATATGACACATAATTTGTTTTGCTTCCTTAGCAGAGTTACAGAAACGGTTGCATAGTGTTTATCATTCCAATTCCCACTGGCTAAGGTCATTTGCATTGTTGCAAGGTTTAACTTGTCTTGCCAGATAACGTCATTTTTAACATAATGCCGTCTCTTTTGTTTGTTCATCTGGCATCTTTCCATACATAGGCCAATTTGTCTGAAGTGACAGCAAAAGTAGGCCTACTCAGTGTATGAAACTACTGATACATGCCTTCACATAAATACTGTTAAATAAAATGTGAGGTACAGATTCAACTTTTGCATTTAgataaaaacaaagtaatgtacagaagaaagaaaataaagtcaaatacatcAACAGACGTAATGCAAATACTTTACACGGTGAAGTCAAACAAACGGTGTTTTGCCAGTAAGGAGTAGGAAGTGCTATATAGCTGTCTTGTTTACATGTGTAGGAACTTGTAAAAGTAcaaattaatcataaaaaaaataaatactcaagtacGGGTTAGTCGATAATCTATTAAGTCCAAAATGCACGTTAGGTATCTTTAAGACTATATTTTCCTTAGATGAAAATATGAAtagcgtttttgttgtttttgttttgtttttttatttatttttttcctattttgtaTCATAAAGAATTTCAACATGTAATTACTCATCATAGCGCTTCGTCCCTTCCGGGCTTCCGTACTCAAAAGCATCCGGCCCATCCAGCTCGATCTCTCCAGAAAGTTCCACGCTGAAGAGCAGCTATAAGGACCAGCCATCTTCCTAGAGAACCGGCTTCACTTCGCAGCGACGCGACAGTTATCTCGAAGAGGACAATAAGCCCACAAGTAAGTGGATCAAGTGATGAGAAACGCTTTAATAGCTATTTTGCGAAATTAAGTCGTATTTTGGGGTTAGCACACAGTTATACGAGAGAAAGGCTAACGCACGTGATAACCGATAACGACcaaatgcttttaaatattatttgagTGCGACCAACTCCACTCTATTCATATTTAAATTATGTTTCGTTATAACTACGCGGCGTTCTGTTATGAATGTGGCATAATAGACTTGATATTCTTTTTAAGAGCTTTGTGTTCCCAAGCCGGTTGGTTGCTAGCGTAAACGCTGTTGACTCACGTTAGCATGGCGACCACTAACAACCAGGACAGTTAAATGGGAAATAGATCATCTagttgctgacttttttttcgtccttttcatttattttttcccatctttattTAAGGCTGTCATCATGGTTCGCGAAACTGGCTACTACGACCTCCTTGGTGTGGGACCCAAAGCGTCTGCGGACGAAATAAAGAAAGCCTACAGAAAACTGGCATTAAAATATCACCCGGACAAGAAC from Festucalex cinctus isolate MCC-2025b chromosome 3, RoL_Fcin_1.0, whole genome shotgun sequence harbors:
- the idh3a gene encoding isocitrate dehydrogenase [NAD] subunit alpha, mitochondrial isoform X1, which translates into the protein MAGNAWRSAIVNLLRKWSLSISGQDKIKAKEVQHVAGALRKETRTFSRGMQTVTLIPGDGIGPEISTAVMKIFEAAQAPIQWEERNVTAIKGPGGKWVIPPDAKESMDRNKMGLKGPLKTPIAAGHPSMNLLLRKTFDLYSNVRPCVSIEGYKTPYTDVNLVTIRENTEGEYSGIEHVIVDGVVQSIKLITEQASQRIAEYAFEYARNNKRTSVTAVHKANIMRMSDGLFLRKCREAAERNKDIKFTEMYLDTVCLNMVQDPTQFDILVMPNLYGDILSDLCAGLIGGLGVTPSGNIGTNGVAIFESVHGTAPDIAGKDMANPTALLLSAVMMLRHMGLHDHAKRIETACFDTIRDKKVLTGDLGGKSKCSEFTEAICQRVRDL
- the idh3a gene encoding isocitrate dehydrogenase [NAD] subunit alpha, mitochondrial isoform X2: MAGNAWRSAVQHVAGALRKETRTFSRGMQTVTLIPGDGIGPEISTAVMKIFEAAQAPIQWEERNVTAIKGPGGKWVIPPDAKESMDRNKMGLKGPLKTPIAAGHPSMNLLLRKTFDLYSNVRPCVSIEGYKTPYTDVNLVTIRENTEGEYSGIEHVIVDGVVQSIKLITEQASQRIAEYAFEYARNNKRTSVTAVHKANIMRMSDGLFLRKCREAAERNKDIKFTEMYLDTVCLNMVQDPTQFDILVMPNLYGDILSDLCAGLIGGLGVTPSGNIGTNGVAIFESVHGTAPDIAGKDMANPTALLLSAVMMLRHMGLHDHAKRIETACFDTIRDKKVLTGDLGGKSKCSEFTEAICQRVRDL